Proteins encoded within one genomic window of Humulus lupulus chromosome 1, drHumLupu1.1, whole genome shotgun sequence:
- the LOC133806928 gene encoding uncharacterized protein LOC133806928 → MVGFKVGGWLATHCIQHHHTTCTQDQNLRPPQLIVPVEEHFTGRITWRDSWYFPKIKAKFIQCGLLDRVKESPFKQFFMAEPLNFSGALVHQLLLHKFRGEKTDEVQFYIGKKRCGFSQLEFALVTGLNFEAGPSEAEIKAKTTSDRLILEYFNGHSPVSIGQLRRTFESCQIVDDVYKMGLCLLVEGVLKGREEKLMVWTDMLKMVDDVDFFFQYSWGKISYQKLLQTCQKDFVEMKKHLQKKIEKGKTQKEAKYSIYGYAAALQYWAFESIIELGQDYAVRLGQGIPRMINWQSKEKVEIHKEQLIKLFAKKLTVYPYLCARPAEEQYVRTLTDNEAPLYVDMGLEELEVGPDGQPTQEALQSQAEKLAEKLAEQAEAANIFKEVPPAQPEAPEVPPSTPHASTSSQAEQPGYSMILARLEKVEGQQSALIKGQSEILGQLQKLMTMMEDLSRPVPDPHPQSTEEGPQSPVDEDILPNDYRPDDVDDHIFRTPEDMQITVIGDTEDSEVQFLNIAPPAPEKRRERKRPRWFDEYTAMRKRNKKSKTTVNVDPLRVVEGKLLMTFHKWLLGTIGNKYPRECFSGTHDAAWFLKLHTPRTWLSDSVSFL, encoded by the exons aacttaagacctccacaactgatagttccagtagaggaacattttacgggacgtatcacttggcgcgacagttggtactttccaaagattaaagcaaaatttatacagtgtggtttattggatagggtgaaggaatcccctttcaaacagttcttcatggcggaaccattaaatttttctggtgccttagtccatcagctgttgttgcacaaattcagaggggagaagactgacgaagtccagttttatattgggaaaaaaagatgtggatttagccaattggagttcgctttagttactggtttaaattttgaggccggaccgtctgaagctgagattaaagcgaagaccacttcggatcggttgattcttgagtacttcaatggtcattccccagtgagcatagggcaactgcgcagaacttttgagagttgtcaaatagttgatgatgtgtacaagatgggtttgtgcttattagttgagggtgttttgaaaggtcgtgaggagaagttgatggtttggactgacatgctgaagatggtagacgacgttgacttctttttccagtactcgtgggggaagatatcataccagaagttgttacaaacttgtcaaaaagactttgttgaaatgaagaagcatttacagaagaagattgagaaaggaaagactcagaaggaggccaagtactctatttatgggtatgctgcagcattgcagtattgggcttttgagtccatcattgagttgggtcaggattatgctgtgagattgggccaaggcattccaagaatgatcaactggcagagcaaggagaaagtagagatacacaaagagcaacttattaagttgtttgccaaaaag ttgacagtatacccctacctgtgtgcccgacctgctgaagaacagtatgtgaggacccttacagacaatgaagccccattgtatgtggacatggggttagaggaactagaggtgggtcccgatggacagcctacacaggaagccttacagagccaggctgaaaagcttgctgaaaagttagctgagcaagcagaagcagcaaatatttttaaggaggttccaccagctcaacctgaggcacctgaggttcccccatcaacacctcatgccagcacctcctcccaagctgagcaaccaggctactctatgattttggccaggttggaaaaggttgaagggcaacaaagtgcccttattaaaggtcagtccgagatcttgggtcaattgcagaagttgatgacaatgatggaagatcttagtaggccagttccagatccacaccctcagtccactgaagaaggccctcagtctcctgtagatgaagacattctccctaatgATTACAGGCCTGATGATGTAGATGATCACATTTTTCGCACACCAGAGGATATGCAAATTACTGTAATCGGAGATACTGAAGATTCTGAAGTACAATTCTTAAACATAGCTCCACCAGCAccggagaagaggagagaaagaaagaggcctaggtggttcgatgagtacactgcaatgaggaaaaggaataagaaatcgaagacaacagtgaatgtggatccattgagggttgttgaaggtaaattacttatgacctttcacaagtggttgcttggcaccattgggaataaatatccgagggaatgcttctcagggacacacgatgctgcttggttcctgaaactgcatactccgaggacatggctttctgactctgtaagttttctataa